The Urbifossiella limnaea genome has a window encoding:
- a CDS encoding TIR domain-containing protein, with product MARRAFYSFHYQPDNFRAAQVRNMGVIEANSPASDNDWEAVKKGGDKAIQKWIDDQLFGKSVAIVLIGSGTAGRKWIEYEIKAAWDAKKGILGIFVHNLKDSHGNQAYQGSNPFDGFTVGGTKMSSIVKAYAPPYSDSKLAYGYIKDNLAAWIENAIAIRAKY from the coding sequence ATGGCTAGGCGAGCGTTTTATAGCTTTCACTACCAACCCGATAATTTCCGCGCTGCTCAAGTAAGGAACATGGGCGTCATTGAGGCGAACTCGCCTGCGAGTGACAACGACTGGGAAGCCGTAAAGAAGGGTGGCGACAAGGCGATCCAAAAGTGGATCGATGATCAACTGTTCGGAAAGTCCGTCGCGATCGTCTTGATCGGATCAGGGACTGCAGGGCGGAAGTGGATCGAATACGAGATCAAGGCAGCGTGGGATGCCAAGAAGGGCATTCTGGGCATCTTCGTCCACAACTTAAAAGATTCGCACGGAAATCAGGCTTACCAAGGGTCCAATCCGTTCGACGGATTCACGGTTGGCGGGACGAAGATGTCTTCCATCGTCAAGGCGTACGCGCCTCCGTACTCTGACAGCAAACTGGCTTACGGCTACATCAAGGACAATCTTGCTGCCTGGATCGAGAATGCTATCGCAATTCGTGCAAAATACTGA
- a CDS encoding DUF4058 family protein, with protein sequence MPLHDWRDERGWDGVHLLWLAQLLDWIQPRLPAGFRAYVGSVPTLTLESNNGKPDVTVRGWRGPATEPTSATALAIAPDHETVAAFTPDAQRALHVDWHGQLIAAVELVSPRNKDRLDSKARYARRYLSYLRQGVHLMLVDVFSQPAGFSFADAISDDLGLGEAPTPPPFAVSFRIGAAVPNGDVMGTSVAVWRRPLEAGGRLPELPLALDEDTQVVIDLEATYHEAARRVYLG encoded by the coding sequence ATGCCACTGCACGACTGGCGGGACGAGCGCGGGTGGGACGGCGTCCACCTCCTCTGGCTCGCGCAACTTCTCGACTGGATTCAGCCGCGGCTGCCGGCCGGGTTCCGCGCCTACGTCGGGTCGGTGCCGACCCTCACCCTCGAATCTAATAACGGCAAGCCGGACGTCACCGTCCGCGGCTGGCGCGGCCCGGCGACGGAGCCCACGAGCGCCACCGCCCTCGCCATCGCGCCGGACCACGAAACCGTCGCCGCGTTCACGCCCGACGCCCAGCGCGCCCTCCACGTCGATTGGCACGGACAGCTCATCGCGGCCGTCGAGCTGGTGTCGCCGCGGAACAAGGACCGGCTGGACTCCAAGGCCCGCTACGCCCGTCGTTACCTCAGTTACCTGCGACAGGGCGTTCACCTCATGCTGGTGGACGTGTTCAGCCAGCCGGCCGGCTTCTCGTTCGCCGACGCCATTTCGGACGACCTCGGCCTCGGGGAAGCTCCGACCCCGCCGCCGTTCGCGGTCAGCTTTCGGATCGGCGCCGCCGTCCCGAACGGAGACGTGATGGGCACGTCGGTTGCCGTCTGGCGGCGGCCGCTGGAAGCCGGCGGGCGGCTGCCGGAGTTGCCACTCGCGCTCGACGAGGACACGCAAGTCGTAATCGATCTGGAGGCGACGTACCACGAGGCGGCGCGGCGTGTGTACCTTGGCTGA
- a CDS encoding 3'-5' exoribonuclease YhaM family protein → MPKPLAKLSALEPGQHADFFAQLAEKTPRTTRDGKPFYVVRLRDPRRSVGVTVWADSPHFEECKQHWQPGMFFKVRGRYVEDEKYGPKVEVEQIRPVTDRDRADGFAEADFADPAPADGPFAELTALAAELADEPLRTLVQKILAAHADRLKVLPGSARTYYPFAGGWAVHTRNVARHALWLADRYAELFPDVMLNRDLVLAGALLHDVGRVAELDPTSPVPRPGVDGELFGHLLLGVELVREAARDVPDLNPELLRLLGHVIYSHLKTPEWGSPKLPAIPEVLIVHHADDLDAKFEMYARCLSAGGGDGAFTARDPVLGRPLLKGRTV, encoded by the coding sequence ATGCCCAAGCCGCTCGCCAAGCTGTCCGCGCTCGAGCCCGGCCAGCACGCCGACTTCTTCGCCCAACTCGCCGAGAAGACGCCGCGCACCACCCGCGACGGCAAGCCGTTCTACGTCGTCCGCCTCCGCGACCCGCGCCGCAGCGTCGGCGTCACCGTGTGGGCCGACAGCCCGCACTTCGAGGAGTGCAAGCAGCACTGGCAGCCGGGCATGTTTTTCAAGGTGCGCGGCCGGTACGTCGAGGACGAGAAGTACGGCCCGAAGGTCGAGGTCGAGCAGATCCGCCCCGTCACCGACCGCGACCGGGCCGACGGGTTCGCCGAGGCCGACTTCGCCGACCCGGCGCCCGCCGACGGCCCCTTCGCCGAGCTGACGGCCCTCGCCGCCGAGCTGGCCGACGAACCGCTCCGCACGCTCGTGCAAAAGATCCTCGCGGCGCACGCCGACCGGCTGAAGGTGCTGCCCGGCTCGGCGCGGACCTACTACCCCTTCGCCGGCGGCTGGGCCGTCCACACGCGGAACGTGGCCCGGCACGCGCTCTGGCTCGCCGACCGCTACGCCGAGCTGTTCCCCGACGTGATGCTCAACCGCGACCTGGTCCTCGCCGGCGCCCTCCTCCACGACGTCGGCCGCGTCGCCGAGCTCGACCCGACCTCGCCCGTGCCGCGGCCCGGCGTCGACGGCGAGCTGTTCGGCCACCTGCTGCTCGGCGTGGAGCTGGTGCGCGAGGCGGCGCGCGACGTGCCGGACCTGAACCCCGAGCTATTGCGGCTGCTGGGGCACGTCATCTATTCGCACCTGAAGACGCCGGAGTGGGGCTCGCCGAAGCTGCCGGCGATCCCGGAGGTGCTGATCGTCCACCACGCCGACGACCTGGACGCGAAGTTCGAGATGTACGCCCGGTGCCTGTCGGCGGGCGGCGGCGACGGCGCGTTCACAGCCCGCGACCCCGTCCTCGGCCGCCCGCTGCTGAAGGGCCGGACGGTGTAG
- a CDS encoding DUF6807 family protein — MTRLVAPLLVLLAAAPAHAQRLTVVGGPADAAQVVVSTPLPATTSVAPNAVTLPDGTHVPAQVVPPALADKGKGSRLVFVLPQMKAGAEVAVLPTMLNYVKAPPQFQFAQQAGLTNVAFDGRSVLQFFAPRHDEKDHYYTFKPFHHVFDPTGKVLLTNGSAKDPKDGTFPHHRGLFFAWNKINYGDKKTADVWHGTNKVFAEAREMTEMVGGEVLGRHRAAITWNGPDGAAFATEEREVTAYATKGGTLIDFASVVRTELPSVKLDGDPQHAGFHFRANMEVALKNAKQTYYLRPDGKGELGATRNWDPKGKDPKTINLPWDACSFVVGGKRYTVLRVGHPDNPGEARGSERDYGRFGDYFEYEITPQKPLRVRYRVWAQEGEMTAAEAAAIAAAFRAPVAVK, encoded by the coding sequence ATGACGCGCCTCGTCGCTCCCCTCCTCGTGCTGCTCGCCGCGGCGCCAGCGCACGCCCAGCGGCTCACCGTCGTCGGCGGCCCGGCCGACGCCGCGCAGGTGGTCGTGTCCACGCCCCTGCCGGCGACCACGTCCGTCGCCCCGAACGCCGTCACCCTCCCCGACGGCACCCACGTCCCCGCGCAGGTCGTGCCGCCCGCCCTCGCCGACAAGGGGAAGGGCTCGCGCCTCGTCTTCGTCCTGCCGCAGATGAAGGCCGGCGCGGAGGTCGCGGTGCTGCCGACGATGCTCAACTACGTCAAGGCGCCGCCGCAGTTCCAGTTCGCGCAGCAGGCCGGGCTCACGAACGTCGCCTTCGACGGCCGCTCGGTGCTGCAGTTCTTCGCCCCGCGGCACGACGAGAAGGACCACTACTACACGTTCAAGCCGTTCCACCACGTCTTCGACCCGACCGGCAAGGTGCTGCTCACCAACGGCTCGGCGAAGGACCCGAAGGACGGCACCTTCCCGCACCACCGCGGGCTGTTCTTCGCGTGGAACAAGATCAACTACGGCGACAAGAAGACGGCCGACGTGTGGCACGGCACCAACAAGGTGTTCGCCGAGGCGCGTGAGATGACGGAGATGGTCGGCGGCGAGGTGCTCGGCCGGCACCGGGCCGCGATCACCTGGAACGGCCCGGACGGCGCCGCGTTCGCCACCGAGGAGCGCGAGGTGACGGCCTACGCCACCAAGGGCGGCACCCTGATCGACTTCGCCAGCGTTGTCCGCACGGAGCTGCCGAGCGTGAAGCTCGACGGCGACCCGCAGCACGCCGGCTTCCACTTCCGGGCGAACATGGAGGTCGCGCTCAAGAACGCGAAGCAGACCTACTACCTGCGGCCGGACGGGAAGGGGGAACTCGGCGCGACGCGGAACTGGGACCCGAAGGGGAAGGACCCGAAGACGATCAACCTGCCGTGGGACGCGTGCAGCTTCGTGGTCGGCGGGAAGCGGTACACGGTGCTGCGCGTCGGCCACCCGGACAACCCCGGCGAGGCGCGCGGCAGCGAGCGCGACTACGGCCGGTTCGGCGACTACTTCGAGTACGAGATCACGCCGCAGAAGCCGCTGCGGGTGCGCTACCGGGTGTGGGCGCAGGAGGGCGAGATGACGGCGGCCGAGGCCGCCGCGATCGCCGCCGCGTTCCGGGCGCCGGTGGCGGTGAAGTGA
- a CDS encoding WD40 repeat domain-containing protein: protein MTRLAALALLAAASPAVAADPSFKADVAPLLAARCVSCHSGPKAQGGYKLATWADLTVAGRSGEPPVVPGKADESELLLRLTDADPKRRMPPDDEPLSPAQVAAVRRWVAAGATFDGPDPAAAIRSYLPPRSHPAAPERYPAPAPVYALAFSPDGREVAVGGVNEVTVWEPATGKLLRRLPGLPDRVQALAYSADGARLLVGGGTPGEYGEAALVDPTKPAARKVLGVFEDVVLAVAFSADGKTAVAGGADRTARAFAVADGRERWRAAFHSDWVTAAAVSPDGRFVATASKDRTVKVLDAATGKLFTTYNGHRRQYGPHTGQFEVYGVGFDPAGVAYSAGGGAAVRAWEPVKAQDENGSAADMEERFAKAGHTRYLPFAAARPVFALAVAGGQVFTAAGDGKVRQHDPASARLVREYAGPADWLYAVAADRTGARVAAAGFDGTVWVWDTAGGGPVTRFRAAPGLPR, encoded by the coding sequence ATGACCCGCCTCGCCGCCCTCGCGCTGCTCGCGGCCGCCTCCCCGGCGGTCGCCGCCGACCCGAGCTTCAAGGCCGACGTGGCCCCGCTGCTCGCGGCCCGGTGCGTCAGCTGCCACAGCGGCCCGAAGGCGCAGGGCGGGTACAAGCTCGCGACGTGGGCTGACCTGACCGTCGCCGGCAGGTCGGGCGAGCCGCCGGTCGTGCCGGGTAAGGCGGACGAGTCGGAGTTGCTCCTTCGCCTGACGGACGCCGACCCGAAGCGGCGGATGCCGCCGGACGACGAGCCGCTGAGCCCGGCGCAGGTCGCCGCCGTCCGCCGCTGGGTCGCCGCCGGTGCGACGTTCGACGGCCCCGACCCGGCCGCGGCGATCCGCTCCTACCTCCCGCCCCGCTCGCACCCCGCGGCCCCGGAGCGCTACCCGGCGCCGGCCCCGGTGTACGCGCTCGCCTTCTCGCCTGACGGCCGCGAGGTCGCCGTCGGGGGCGTGAACGAGGTGACCGTCTGGGAGCCGGCGACCGGCAAGCTGCTCCGCCGCCTCCCCGGCCTGCCGGACCGCGTCCAGGCGCTCGCGTATTCGGCCGACGGCGCGCGGCTGCTGGTCGGGGGCGGGACGCCGGGCGAGTACGGCGAGGCGGCGCTCGTCGATCCGACGAAGCCGGCCGCCCGCAAGGTGCTCGGCGTGTTCGAGGACGTGGTGCTGGCCGTCGCCTTCTCGGCCGACGGCAAGACGGCCGTCGCCGGCGGCGCCGACCGGACCGCGCGGGCGTTCGCGGTCGCCGACGGCCGGGAGCGCTGGCGGGCCGCGTTCCACTCCGACTGGGTAACGGCCGCGGCGGTGAGCCCGGACGGCCGGTTCGTGGCCACCGCGAGCAAGGACCGGACGGTGAAGGTGCTCGACGCTGCGACCGGCAAGCTGTTCACGACGTACAACGGCCACCGCCGGCAGTACGGCCCGCACACCGGGCAGTTCGAGGTGTACGGGGTCGGCTTCGACCCGGCCGGCGTGGCGTACTCGGCCGGCGGCGGGGCGGCGGTGCGGGCGTGGGAGCCGGTGAAGGCGCAGGACGAGAACGGCAGCGCGGCCGACATGGAGGAGCGGTTCGCGAAGGCCGGCCACACCCGCTACCTGCCGTTCGCCGCCGCCCGCCCCGTGTTCGCCCTCGCCGTCGCCGGCGGGCAGGTGTTCACCGCCGCCGGCGACGGGAAGGTCCGGCAGCACGACCCGGCCTCGGCCCGGCTCGTCCGCGAGTACGCCGGCCCGGCCGACTGGCTGTACGCGGTCGCCGCCGACCGCACCGGCGCCCGCGTCGCCGCCGCCGGGTTCGACGGCACCGTGTGGGTGTGGGACACGGCGGGCGGCGGCCCGGTGACGAGGTTCCGGGCCGCCCCGGGGCTCCCGCGGTAG